The Oncorhynchus mykiss isolate Arlee chromosome 8, USDA_OmykA_1.1, whole genome shotgun sequence genome includes the window ataacACCTTACTGACTGAGAGCTAATGCTGAAGCAGAACGCCTGATGAGAACACTCAAGAAGTCTGTCACAGTCACAAACTCTGAAGGAAAGCCTTGGAAACAAAATCACAACAGTTTTCTGAGAAACTACAGCGCAACCTCTCACAGAACTAATCAACAAGAAAGAAAACTTTGCACTACACTTCCCACAATGCCTCACTTCGCACCAAACATCAAGCTACGTGACATGCAAAGCAACGTATGAAAGAGACTGCTGACTACAAGAACCGAGCACAAACCTCGACACTCAAACCAGGAGACACGGTACTCTGCTGTCAGCATGTCAAAGGAAAACTCACGACTCCCTACAATCCTAAAACCTACAACGTCATGAGAATCAAAGGATCGATGATAACGGTGGCACGCTCTGGATGTCTGGAAACCAGAAACTCATCCTGCTTCAAAAAGCTCCCACCGTCTCAATGATgaagaccactgtgctcttggaaactttcaacactagaaattgttttataatcttccccagatatatgcctcatcacaataaaatctcggagatctacggacagttccttggactgtcaactgtgggatcttatatagacgtgtgtttctttctaaatcatatacaaacaattgaattgaccacaggtggactcctatcaagttgtgaaatctcaagcatgatcaaaggaaattggatgaccctgagctcaatttggagtgtcatagcaacgTGTGTGAATATTtaagtaaattagatatttctgtactttattttcaatacatttgcaacatttctaaaaacatgttttcactttgtcattatggggtattgtgtgtagctgggtgagagaaaaaaaacgatttaatccattttgaattcaggatgtAACGGAATAAGTCAAGAATAAGTCAATaagtcaatactttctgaaggcactgtatgtttattCTCAATTTCCATTTTACAAATAGCCTACCCCAGGGATAGcctaattattataattatgttgCGTACCTCTGGCCtacatgttattattattattattattattattattattattattattatcatacattgttgtattgtattgtttccAGAAAAACCCTTCTGACCTATGACTTCTACAATTATGACAAGTCAGTTAAGTAAGTGCCTATGTCTGACTGGAGTTGCCAATGAAGTTGTGGTAGATAAGCGCTCCTTTAACATGTGACTTTAACGCAAGCTTTGCTCAGTAGAATATTTATTTATGagttattaaaatgttttttggtCCTCTGTAATATTGGTGTATATTAATATTTTCATGTTTTCTGTAACCAAAGTAAACCTTTGTTTATGGAGGTTTACTTTGTGTTAGCtttttaatgtgttttttttgttgtcattaaTGTCAGTAAATGTAATCATTCACACTCAATCCATTGAGTGGCATGATATCCATGATGTTCATCCCCATGTGGTCAATGTGTGTGGTATGACAACAGAATTATCTAAGCTTTTAGCGTTATAGCAAGCTGTCCGTTTACAGTATCAGAGGAGACCTGCTCACACAAAGTGAGTTGGATGTTGGAAAACAGCTCCAAAGCTGATAAATCGATTCACCATCTggtcccaaaaatgttttgggcCATGAATGGCTACCTCAACATGCAATCTTTCAtaggggtcaaaggtcatgtaTGCATTTTGGGGTATATCGAGCCAAATTGGACAGCATTGGGATGTGCTCTATTATCACAGGGTAACCCGATGATAACTACACCGAACAAGATCAGTCCCAGCAGCCTattttcaagatggccaccaccATAACTGAATAAATAATTGGTGTAATAAGATCATAATGAGTGCACCAAACTTTACATGAAGCTAGGAAAAGCCTAAAAATTGATGGCTTGCTATTGTACACATTTTCCAATATGGCCACCAAACGGCTCCATTGATTTTAATTGGATTGGTCTAACATTGACACAACTCTTTCAATAATACTGTAGGTAGAATGTGCCCAATAATAATTATTCCTTTATTAATTATTcctttaacattcctttatcagCCTGTGAACATTCTATTGCATAGACTCACTACAACAAGATATATAAAGGTTTTGGAAAACATAGAAAGCACATTTCTTGGAGAGGATATCAGATATAAATTTGATCAGGGGCTTGTAGGGAACAATTTACCATCAAACATTTGCCTCACTAAAGTGGACAAATTGTTCCACTGACACATGGATTATAACTTCCAAACCAGCAAGATGGAAAGACGTTACATTCCATATATTTAGCAAAAGATAATGTTTTAAAAGTGCAAACAACTTCAGTTTGTTGCTATGCAAGATGCCATCTTGtctatagaaatataatgaatcaTTCTACATTATGTGAGCTTGCCACAGATAACCATTCTGATTGGTTAATGATGACGCAATTCAAGTTCGGGAGGATACGTTCAGGTAACCTCGGTCCAATGCTGTGATTTCAAAAATGCAAAAATGCATGAAAATGCAAAATGTTTGTTGAATGCATTaaattaatattaatatataaatgaacaaaaatataaactcaacatacaacaatttcaaagattttactgagttacagttcatatgaggaaatcaggcaattgaaataaataaattaggccctaatctgtaGATTTTACATAACTGGAAATACAGATgtgcatatgttggtcacagataccttaaagaaTGGGCCTCACaatctcgtcacggtatttctgtgtattcaaattgtcATTAATAAAATGCAATCATGTTCGTTATCCgtagcttatgcttgcccataccataaggccggttggacgcactgcaaaattctctaaaatgagaTTGGAGGCTGGTTAtggaagagaaattaacattaaatgatctggcaacagctctggtggacagtccCGCAGTCAGCATGCTAGCTGTACActgcctcaaaacttgagacatctgtggcattgtgttgtgtgacaaaactgcacattttagagtggccttttattgtcctttTATTGTATACAAATGTCATCTGTataatgatcatgatgtttaatcagcttcttgatatgccacacctgtcagttggatggattatcttggcaaaggagaaatgctcactaacagggatggaaacaaatttgtgcacaacattttatagaaataagcttttgtgcgtatggaacatttatgggatcttttatttcagctcgtgaaacatatgaccaacactttacatgttgcgtttatatttttgttcagtgtaattaggTGTGCTTGCTGAAGGCAAAGCACAACTCTAGATTTCTCTGTCGTCTTCTTCTTATTGTATTTCTTCCACCCGCTCTAGAGTTTCAACAATGTAAGCTATTAAATAGTCCAGACTGCCCCAACTTAGATTGCTTGAGAAAATATTTTTGACAGCATTTATACTTTTTGAACTACAACCATAAGCTCCCAATGCATTTCGATGTCAAAGGTCGCTAAACTCTTTCACCATTTATCAACTCCAACTCAacgttaaagggatacttcgggaatttcgcaatgaggccctttatctacttccctagAGTCAGAAGAACTCGTGGACACCATTTTAATGTCTCTGattgcagtttgaaggaagttgctaactagcgctagCGTAATTGCAAACTAGAGTTGGCACAAAGACTATGGGTATCTGTGTTAGAGTCTATGTGATGTGGGTAAgtcggagtcaggcgcaggacacagagatgagtaataaTAGTGACTTTACTCAAATATAATCTTCCAACAAGgagaacaaaaatccagaaacatataatgggaaccaggtgtgtacaatacggacaaaacaaatggaaaaataaaTGTAGATTGGCGGAGGCTAGAAAGCTGGTGACGtcgaatgccgcccgaacaaagAGAGGCACCagcttcggcggaagtcgtgacaatctgctagcatgctagaactataaccattttaaatgtacttaactATTTCAGTATgttttcagcctgttttggtaggATGGAGTTTTGGCATGCCTGGTGACATCTCCAGGTGCTAAATTAGTTAATAAAATAGTTTCAAATCTCTATGCCAATTACAGCTACTTTTCAGTTTCCCCATCCCCACACAGACCACTCCCAAGACAGAACAATCGAAATTCTTGATTGAGAAATTGCTATTTgcaaagaagctatttttgtttctttttttaccattttaaggTACTTAAAGTGATAGCTCACCCAAATCATCTATAAGTGACTTTGTTAAGCattgtaatacatttttttatacttTCAGATGATTTGTACATGATGCACTAAAATATTGTAATATTGGTCCCATGATTTCAATTTGGGTTTTTGCCACAAATGTGAATACATTTCATACCTTGTCCATGGACTGCTTACAAGATAAGGAAActaatatgtaattttgtaaacttgaactatccctttaaagaagcaatgtgtaactttttgggcgacctgacaaaatccacatagaaatgtgagttatagatctgtcattctcattgaaagcaagtctatgaagcagtagatctgttctgtgtgtgcTATTGCTATGCCTCCCCTTATTAAGTACATTTTTTGTACACCAGTTtcacagctgaaaatacaatatttttggttacggAAAGATTAACTATACTTGCTTTTTTGTCACATGAACTGAAATTACGCAACTTATTCAAATTTTAGCAAAAAGGAAATGTGTGCGTGATTTCTGCCAAGTGCATCATTAATTGTTGCCTATATAACGCTAGTGCTTAAATAATCATTAAAAATCTTCTTGTGGACTAAAAGTCAGATTCACTCCAAATGTGGTCTTTGGACTCATCACAATAGTCCCTAAAGAGTTTCAGAACATAAAATTGATATGCTACAATACGCTAAAAACACTCTTATTGTCATGAACACTAGGACCAAATGAACCATTTAGAATGTATGCCCATGGTACATTTATTAACTTAGTTTGAGAAAATCTAAGGGATTGGTAAAAAGATGACTGAGTTATTGACAAATCAAAAATCAGATTTTAGGTGTACCTTTAAAACCCTGTAAAATGGCTCCACAGTGGCTTTTCAACTTGAAACGTGTCATCGCTATCATGGACATCCCTAAGAGTTTTTGATGTCTCAAAAAACAAAAAATTATTAACAACTCATTTGCATATGTAACACTAATGCTGAAAATCATCTGCAATCATCTTTCCTCATGAGCCATACTTCAGATTCACTCCAGATTTTGTATTTAGACTCATTACATCAGTCTTTAATGGTTTTGAGAAAAAATAGTTGCTCCATTCTAATATGGGAGTATTGTACCTATAGATTCAGTGAAGTAGCCTCTAATGAATTTGAGAAATATAACCAACCTACAGCACTAGACTAAACTTAACTTGCGTCATCCTTGTGGCATTGCGAGATAAACATGGTAATGCTTTCACTGATTCCACATAAAGGAAGATAGTTTCTACATGATAGAGTGCTTGCTTTGTTATTCAACTGATCTTTTGACCTTTCTGTGATCCAGTGAACCCTGTTCATTGCTGCTTGCAACCAcatgttatatattttttaaataatgattGTGCTCTCCCCCTTGCCTCTATCCTTTACACTACCCTACCCCATAGTTTATGTTTCCGACTCTACCGACTTGCCTCTCACTTGCACATTCCTCCAGGAGTCCGCACATCAACTGGAAGAAACAGAAGTTAGAAAGGGATTCTCAACTAATGATAATGCTACAGTAATCATTCAGTTCATAGAGCACACAATTCCGGTTGGAGGATACCCACAATCAGGAGGGTAAAAACAAGGGATGGAATTctccaactgggatttctgaAAAACGTGGACGTTTTgggggaattttgcaaccctaccctTGATCCTCAACTCTGGGCACCCTCTAATTTTCCCTGTGTGGTTTTCTATTTCAGTATCGTGGCATTGCTGATCAAAGCCACCAGCAAGTCCAGAGTGAATCGCAGTGGCATCAGTCCCCTCCATCTTGCTGCAGAGTGCAACAGGGATGAAGTCCTGGAGGTCCTAATCGAGGCCGGCTACGATGTCAATGCCATGCTGTCAGAGGACCGCTCCAAGATGTACGAGGATCATCGCAGCACAATTCTATACTTTGCCGTCGCCAACGGCAATGTGGAAGCGACCACCATGCTTCTAGAAGCCGGTGCCAACCCCAACCTAGACACCTTCAACACGCTTCTGGTGGCCGTTAGGCAGGGTAGTATCGAATTGGTCACTTTGCTGGTGGAGCATGGGGCCAACGTTAACGCCTACGTCCTGACTCACCCCACCTCATTCCCGGCCACTGTCATGTTCAGTATGAAGTACCTGTCCATGCTGAAGTATTTGATGGACAATGGCTGTGATGCCCACTCCTGTTTTAGCTGCACTTACGGCAGTGGTCCACATCCACCCATTCAAGAGACATCTGAGAGGGATGACTTGCGCTACAATAACCATACACGCAGGAATACTGAGAAAGCTGTTCAGGTAAACAAAATGTACATGGGAGTTAAATAGGTTGGTATAGTTATTATACTACATAGTATTACTAATTATACCACAGCCAGGTATAACAGCTATAAGTACTATGTAACAATGTTTACCTACACTGTAATCTCCTATGTAACTGTCATGCTGTCATGTTAGCACAGGTATTTGGGAACACTTTCTTGTGGGGACTTAAAAATACAATATACCATAGCCTACCATCGCTTTTTGTCTTTCCATCACTAGTTCTGTGAGATAATCTCAACTCAGGCAATAAACCGCTGGGCAGGACCCATCATAGACGTACTCCTGGATTATGTTGGCCATGTGAAACTCTGCTCCAGACTTACTGAACACCTAGATAGCTTTGGGGACTGGGAAGCCATCAAGGAGAAAGCAAGTGAGTGTCCCCAGACTTGCAAacaagcacagacacacatacccatactgtacacaaacacacacacacacacacacacacacacacacacacacacacatacagacacagacactcttAGAAAAGTGCTGTCTAGAACCTTTAAGGATTCTTCGGCTGTAGGAGAACCCTTAGAATAacaatttttggttccaggtagaatccttttgggttccatgtagaaccctttctttAGCGGGTTTTACATGGAATTTAAAAgggttatacagttgaagtcggaagattacatacacttaggttggagtcattaaaactaatttttcaatcactccacaaatttcttgttaacaaattatagttttggcaagtctactttgtgcatgacacaagtaatttttccaacaattgtttacagacagattatttcacttattcactgtatcacaattccagtaggtcagaagtttacatgtgctaatttgactgtgcctttaaacagcttggaaaattacagaaaattatgtcatggctttagaagctaccgataggctaattgacatcatttgagtgaatTGGGGGTGTACAATCTTAAAGGCaaggctaccaaatactaattgagtgaatgtaaacttctgacccactgggaatgtgatgaaagaaataaaagctgaaataaataataataaataaaactttctactattattctgacatttcacattctgaaaataagtggtgatcctaactgacctaagacagggaatttttactaggattaaatgtcaggaattgtgagaaactgagtttaaatgtgtttggctaaggtgtatgtaaacttccaacttcaaatgtatctggaaccaaaaatgtttcTACATGGAAGCAAAAAGGGTTATTCTAAGGGTTCTCctacagccaaagaacccttaaGGGTTCCCctacagccaaataacccttttttctTAGAGTCTATTACACAACAGAAGGTAGAATTTTGGTGTAGCGGTATGCGTGGTTGATAACCAGGGTTCAATACCAGCCTGTTACAGTGGTGCCGTGACCTGGATCCCAGAGCTCATGTCTAGCAGCTGCTGGGGGTTACTTCTCTGATGAGGGGGGATGTCATGCACGCGTGCACACCCAGCCACACACACCAATGCCCAAACAGGCACTTATTTTGAGTGACTTGTGCACATCTTATATGTATACTGTTTATATAAATGTACAAGCGTTACATATTACCTTATCTGTTGCCTTTGTCTTACAGCGCCCCCGCGTCCACTGATGCAGCTGTGTAGGCTGAAGATCCGGCAGCAGGTTGGACTCCACAGACTGAGGTGCATCAACAAACTGCCCCTCCCACCACGAGTAATCAAGTACCTTAACCACGAAGAGCGCAACCAAGAAGAGTTTTGTTCATTCTAGAGAGTGACATCATAGTCAAAACAAGAGATGACACAGGGAATGCCGCACAAAATTGATTGACATAATCAGTGTTTATGGTGTGAATATTTTTACTGATATTTGAGCAGTAATATAGAGTACAGTTACATTTCACAATTCAACTTTAAGATCAGACTTATATAGTAATTTAATAAGCTCACCCGACAGGTAGACTTACCAAAGTTGGTAGCATTTTATTTGACTGTCGTAGACATTTCTAGGTACTTTCTAGTAATTACTTTCTAGtagttaatttatttaaattactAGGTATTCACAGGTACATGATAAAATggtaattatagtaataacataTTAATTACTTGTTTGTTTCAGTGAGACCAACTTAAGCAACATTTTTAAACAAAAATTGAAATGGGTTTGTGTCAAGTTTAGAAAATGTACATGTTTAAGTGTACAGTAATTTTGGGGCGTTATAGGACCCTGTAAGGCAAGCTTTTATGAATTTGTGATATTTATTTGCATAAGTTCAACCTTAGTTGAGACTTCATAATATTGTTATTGAGAATAGTCTATTCAATCTCTCAATGAAAGATTAATATGAAATAAATACACAAATTGATTTTTGTCTAGGTTTGGAAAGCTGCCTATTTGATTGCACAGTATTTTGAGGGAAACATGTTACTCTTTTAGGCTACcttatatgtacagttgaagtcagaagtatacatacaccttagccaaatacatttaaactcagtttttcacaattactgaaaTGTAATCCTAATTAACATTCCcagtctcaggtcagttaggatcaccactttattttaagaatgtgaaatgtcagaataatagtagagagaatgatttatttctgcttttatttctttcatcacattcccagtgggtcagaagtttacatacactcaagtaGTATATGGTaatgttgcctttaaattgtttaacttgggtcaaacctttcgggtagccttccacaagcttcccacaataagttgggtgaattttggcccattcctccagacagagctggtgtaactgggtcaggtttgtaggcctccttgctcgcacacgctttttcagttctgcccacacattttctatgggattgaggtcagggctttgtgattgccactccaataccttgactttgttgtccttaagccattttgccacaactttggaagtatgcttggggtcaatgtcttTTTGGAAGACatatttgtgaccaagctttaacttcctgactgatgtcttgagatgttgcttcaatatacccacatcATTTTCTCTCCTCGTGATTAaatctatattgtgaagtgcaccagtccctcctgcagcaaagcacccccacaacatgatcctgccacccccgtgcttcatggttgggatggtgttttttggctcgcaaacctccccctttttcctccaaacataacgatggtcattatggccatgtccaaacagttctattttgtttcatcagaccagaggacatttctccaaaaagtacgatctttgtccccacgtgcagttgcaaaccgtagtctggcttttttatggaggtttttgagcaatggcttcttccttgctgagcggcctttcaggttatgtctatataggactcgttttactgtggatagagatacttttgtacccgtttcctccagcatcttcacaaggtcctttgctgttgttctgggattgatttgcacttttcgcaccaaagtctatctctaggagacagaactcgtctcctatctgagcggtatgacggctgcatggtcccatggtgtttatacttgcgtactattgtttgtacagatgaacgtggtaccttcaggcgtttggaaattgctcccaaggatgaaccagacttgtggaggtctacaattttttttctgagatcttggctgatttatttagattttcccatgatgtcaagtaaaaaggcactgagtttgaaggaaggccttgaagtacatccacaggtacacctccaattgactcaaatgatgtcaattagccaatcagaagcttctaaagccatgacatccttttatggaattttccaagctgttttaagac containing:
- the LOC110529736 gene encoding ankyrin repeat and SOCS box protein 2 isoform X4, whose translation is MKTSLGVELDVLLQALIREEDTIVKAILNGDVTTLRAMAKDTGNNILRPDKYGWIPLHEAAYYGQDQCVRVLLGAQPGMINKCDLKGQTALILAVGRERVACVEALLEKGADPELATKERETPLYKACERENAEIVAMLLNHGAVVNKHCIQGWTALQEAVSRNSVEICEMLLKAGAKLSPTNMYGITPLFTAAQSGCVETLRFLIKHGADINSEASDGATALYEAAKNGHEDIVKLLLSQNADANKAGKKGLLPLHIAAQRGTDGKTLLTYDFYNYDKSVNIVALLIKATSKSRVNRSGISPLHLAAECNRDEVLEVLIEAGYDVNAMLSEDRSKMYEDHRSTILYFAVANGNVEATTMLLEAGANPNLDTFNTLLVAVRQGSIELVTLLVEHGANVNAYVLTHPTSFPATVMFSMKYLSMLKYLMDNGCDAHSCFSCTYGSGPHPPIQETSERDDLRYNNHTRRNTEKAVQFCEIISTQAINRWAGPIIDVLLDYVGHVKLCSRLTEHLDSFGDWEAIKEKATPPRPLMQLCRLKIRQQVGLHRLRCINKLPLPPRVIKYLNHEERNQEEFCSF